In Candidatus Binatus sp., the sequence GCGCACCGACGCCCGATAGCATTTGTATAATGGCATCAGTGTCGATAAATCGTCGTCGCCCGAGGCCTCGACGTAAGTGTCGACGAGTTCGCGGGAGAATTTCCCGGCGCCGAGCCGCTCGATATCCATCGCGAGGAACGCGAGGTCCGATGCGACGTCGCCGTAGCGCAGTTGTTCGCTGAACTCGACGCAATCGATCACCTCGATTTCGTCGCCTTCGATGCAGACGTGTTCCGCGCGGAGATCGCCATGGCCTTCCCGCACCCGTCCGCCGCGAGCCCGCTCATTCATCAAATCCCAATGCGACTTGACGAAGGCGCGGCAGAATTTATCCATCACTTCATATTGATCGCGCTCGAGGGTCTGCCCGATGAAAGTCTCGTTCTGCGCGATATCGCTGACGATCGCGCGCCAGATTGCCGCCGCCGACCCGAATTCCCATCCACGTTTCGTTTCTGCGCCTGTATGGAACTCCCCAATCCGCCGCGCGATCGCATTGATGTCCGCGCTATTGACCCGATGCGCCCGAAGCATCGAATCGAGCATCCGGTCGTCGGGCAGGCGCCGCATCTTGACCGTGTATTCGACCGCGTCGGGATGTGAAGCGCGCACTTCGGGTCCAAGTACGAACGAATCTCCCTTCCGCAGGATCGCGAACACGCCGTGATAAACGCGCGGCGCCAGGCGCGAATTCAGCCGCACCTCCTCGAGGCAGAAGTGGAGGCGTCGCTCGAGCCGCGAGCAATCGATAAACGCGAAGTGCACCGGCTTCTTGAGCTTGTAAACGAACCGCCCGGCCAGGATCGCGTATGAAATGTGCGTCTGCTTGACCTCGATGTCCCGCGGCGCGTCCGGGTAGAACCCGGGCTGCGACATCGCCTCGACCAGCGCGGCCAACGGCTTCGTCGATTCTGGGTTTTGATTCGTCATGCTGACTCTGTACACCGGCTTTCTTTAGCGTGCAGGAAAAAAGCGCACGTACAGGTCGTCAAGGTTAAATTTCTTGATTTTCCAATCAGATACTAAGCCCTCCTTGTAAACA encodes:
- a CDS encoding AAA family ATPase, giving the protein MTNQNPESTKPLAALVEAMSQPGFYPDAPRDIEVKQTHISYAILAGRFVYKLKKPVHFAFIDCSRLERRLHFCLEEVRLNSRLAPRVYHGVFAILRKGDSFVLGPEVRASHPDAVEYTVKMRRLPDDRMLDSMLRAHRVNSADINAIARRIGEFHTGAETKRGWEFGSAAAIWRAIVSDIAQNETFIGQTLERDQYEVMDKFCRAFVKSHWDLMNERARGGRVREGHGDLRAEHVCIEGDEIEVIDCVEFSEQLRYGDVASDLAFLAMDIERLGAGKFSRELVDTYVEASGDDDLSTLMPLYKCYRASVRGKVESLRSLEAEVQTKERERSRHAAREYYALACRYARIASPAVIVTCGLSGTGKSTVARLIRHLSGFETINSDRVRKRLAGAGEYERAGAGYGSGIYSAEFTRRTYDEMIAEAGKILDAGRGVIVDATFKTVAERRRTIAIAERFGRPILFVECVADEGEVRLRLDRRSLKQDEVSDATFEIYRKQRGEFEPLNEMASAIRIKLDTSRDEDTIVAEIESALDRARSAAPLRE